The segment actcccattttatatttaagaaactaaaatttagagatgttactattttaatatgGTCAGACTATGATGTTAACATTATCATTCATGATATCTATCCAGGTGGACTTACGTGCTATTTTTTCAGGCAGTTTTTCTAGCAATCTTGATGGTTTTACTCATGAAATTGATAAATAATGATATTAGAGAGAATGAATCAACTGGTTAGGTTGATTCAAATCATTTGAATCAactgtcaaataatttttaagtgatatCAAAAGTCCCACATTTTTGCTGCTCCAGAATCACAGGCTCTAACAAGACAACTGCCTAAAAGCAGTTGCATTAGGTGATTGCTCATGGAGAACTTAGGAAATGCACTTACCCATTCAtccatatatagatatacaagATGTGACCacaaactatggtgaatgtttaattcttaaagttttattacagtaaaagacacattaccattaattccCCACAAAACacttcccctcactttgaacacacttatcccattgttcttgccactttctgaagcagttctggaagtcctctgtcgTGAATGCCTTTAGTCGTGCAGTTGTGGTTGCCTCCATGTCCTAAATTGACTCAAAacttttacctttcatggtcatttttgagtttggggaagagccagaagttgcacagtgacATTCCGGCAATAaagtggataaggacacaccgtaatgtttttatttgacagaaattgccacaccagaaatgatgtgtgacacggagcattgttatgatggaaaatgaagtaaagacacaaaagaggacttccagagctgcttcagaaagtggctagaacaatgggatatgtgtgttcgaagcaagggggtgtattatgagggggattaatggcaatgtgtctcttacagtaacaaattttttttaatttaagcattcactgtattttttatcacacctcatatattatAGAAACTCTTCTAAATACAAGGATCATGTGTATCCCAGTCACCTCTGTGACACTGGGATATTTGACATAGCAATAACCCAAGCCTCCGCTCAAAAAGATGTTTGCCAAGAAGAGAGCTAATCCAGTACatttagtttaaaagaaaagaaaaagagaatgatacAATGTAATGTCAGTTTACATTGCATTCTCCTGCCTGCAGTAAGCAAGCGAGGTAGGgatctattttgttcactgctatatccccagtagcttaaaaaaaaaaatacctagcaaatagtaaacattcaataaatattaatttaataatgaacaaaacaacaaatgtcaGTTTCTTGTTTGGACAAAGCAAATGAAGTCCCTGTGCTACTCCAGGGATATTCAGTAATTATGGGCCTTTTCACAGCTCACAGACCCATGAAAATCGCCAGCAACTCCAGCACCATCACTGGCTTCATCCTCCTGGGCTTCCCTGGCTCCAGGGAGAAGAGGGTCCTCCTCTTTGTGCTCTTCTCTGTTGTCTACTTTCTGACCCTCATGGGCAATAGTTCCATCATCTGTGCTGTGCGCTGGGATCAGAGACTCCACACCCCCATGTACATCCTGCTCGCCAACTTCTCCTTCCTGGAGATCTGCTATGTCACCTCCACTGTCCCCAACATGTTGGCCAACTTGCTCTCTGATACCAAGGTCATCTCCTTCTCTGGGTGCTTTCTCCAGTTCTACTTCTTCTTCTCCTTGGGTTCCACAGAATGCTTTTTCTTGACTGTTATGGCATTTGACCGATACTTTGCCATCTGCCGGCCTCTACATTACCCCACTCTTATGACTAGACATATCTGCACCAATCTCATAGTCAGCTGCTGGGTACTTGGTTTCCTCTGGTTCCCAGTCCCGATCATCATCATTTCCCAGATGTCCTTCTGTGGATCTAGGATTATTGACCACTTCCTGTGTGACCCCGGTCCTCTGTTAGCCCTCACCTGTTCTAGAGTCCCAATAATGGAGTTGTATTGGACAATCATAATTTCTATGCTCTTATTTATTCCTATCTTCTCTATCATGGTGTCCTATACTCTGGTCCTACGAGCTGTGCTGAGGGTCCCTTCAGCAGCTGGCCGTAAAAAGGCTTTCTCCACCTGTGGGTCCCATCTGGCTGTGGTTACACTCTTCTACAGCTCAGTGATGGTCATGTATCTGAGCCCAACATCTGAGCATGAAGCTGGAATGCAGAAGCTTGTGACTCTGTTTTATTCTGTGGGAACCCCATTCATTAATCCTGTGATCTATAGTCTAAGGAACAAAGATATGAAACAAGCCCTGCAGAAGCTTCTGGGAATATGAAAATCAGGACcttcatcaaaaaaacaaaagaaaaaaaagaagaagcaggaggaggaggaggaggaggaggagaaaaagaactaTTATCTCTAAAGTTTTTGAGAATTGGAACCTAAAGGACAGTCCCCCACAATTCATGGGTTCCTTGGGGAATCTATGAAGCAGTCTGCCTTTTCACaactattatatttatattctttattgttcatttatttaaaaaaatttaatgaatacCTTCAATATTTCAGGTACAGAGCTAAAAAATGAATCAGATAAAGTGGGTAAGTCACATTTCAGTCCCTCATGAAGTTGACAATGtaagatatgaaaaaaattcaattgtgACAAGTACTATGTCCAAAAGAGTGTTAACCTAAAAAAAAGCTTCAGGCTGttataaagaatgaaaaacatttatttgagcaaaagaagGACTGCAATCctggagacacagattcaggtagcaactcAAATTGTGCtataaagagaacaaagaaaggcatGTTTTATAAAGGCAAAATGCTACAGGTACTGTTTCCATTTAGGCCCTGTATTCAAATGAAGGATGCTGGTTAGTTTAACAGGGGTTGATTAGTTTTCTTATGCAAATAATGATGCTAATTGGTGAAGTAAATTGGCCCCTTTCAAGGTAAAGAATGACACCATGTAAGGAGAAGGTGAAGTCCAAGATGTGGTTACATAGTTAGCTTGAAAGTTCAAAAGTTTGTGGGCGGAATGTGTGTGATGCAGACATCATTATGGCCTCTATTATGGTTCCCTTGACATAAATGACTCTATTGTGGCAATTTCCAGTCCCAAGTTGAAGGGGAGAAGATTTAGTTAAACCAACAATAACGGGatttaaaaccagaaaatgatGATAGGGAACCTGATACCagaagagaatatgaaaaatagGTGGTATCATTCTATAGTTGATAGTCTCGCACTAACCAGTAATACAGACATTCTAGGAAGAAGGTCTGTAAAATCCTGACTCGGAAGCTCACCCGCAATCAGCTTGGATGCAGAATGAGCTAATGTCTCCTGCACGTTCTCTACTAGAAAATGGTTTTATATCTGAGACATCTCTGCCACTGAGCAGTACTGGAAAATGTACATAGCAGAGTGATCTTTGTGGTTCTAAGAGTAGTGGCCCGTTGTGCTCAACAGTGGAGGGCGTCAATCAAGCTGTGTCCTCAGAAGGTATATTATCTCCTTAAACTTCTTTTCCACTAAGAAAGCTTATTGCTGATAACCAATTAAGAGAAAGAATCAGAGATGTGTCAGAtgaattcattatttctttacctgGAAAGTCTTCACACATGCTTCATCTTCCACAGTTACTAGTCCTTATTGCCTTGATCACAGCCTTGTGGCTGTGAAAGAAAGCGCACAGggtatattttttccatgttgctTCTATTAAGTCTAGGTGGTTGATATGAAAGATGATTTTGGAATGAATTaaattcacattttcctttagAGTATATACAGTGTATACTCATATAATAACATCACAACAGGACTATGCTTTTTGAACCATCAAAGGAGATGACACAAAATCTCAGTCATATTGGGGATCCCCTCTTATAGCTTAGGAATGATGCAACACGCAATACCACTCTTTGTGTtctcaatttctattttatttagctttcccTTTTGCCACATTAAAATGGTTTTGTTTAGCTTTATCTACCCATGGTGCCATTTTAATATTCTGcagcttatatttttaaattaagacttaAAATGCTTAAACATGACCACTCCTTATCAGTGTTAGAGTTACCAAAGCTTAAATCAAACATCCTTTTGGAATAAATGCCTAGATTTCTATGTAATTATGCTTGTTAGgtagaagaggagaagaaatggaaggtACAGTTGTGATGACTTGGGCCATCACACATCACAGATGTAACGGAGCACTACCGTACAGGTTCCTGCATACTTACTGGGAACTCTCTAGAACAACATTTCATTAGACTAAAAAGcacattttcaccattttatatCTCTAAAAGTTACATGCAGTTTATAATTGGTGATGTGTCATAGTTTCATTGGCagaaaggtttttctttcttagggACGTATAAAGTAGTGTTATGTGTTACAATTGATTGTGTTTTAGATCTGAAGAAATACTGCCAGTGTGTTTCTTATTTTGTGAGGTTTTTCTTATGACAATATTATGATGAGAAGGTAACATGTGTGAAATAATATcacttgaaatttaaaactctaaaatgcatttcctaattttattattgaaaggttatatttaaactttgaagattgtttttaataatcatttctTACATACCTTAATTCTTCTAAGGCTGCATAATTGTTTAACCTATAAAACTTCAATAAACTATTTCACTAATGAATCCAAACTTGTAAGgcctattttctgttttcttgtcttaaaaTTTCTTGGATATATATGTGTCTTTTATATCTGTAGGCGGAGGCGCACAGAAGTTGGAAGTTCTTCTGTTCTCTGTTAAATGAACAGCATTAATTCTAAGGTCTGCTTGGTGTTAGAGAATGCCAAAACTATAAATAAGGCACTTTCAATTTACTCCTCATGAAAACACTTTGGAGAAAAAAACCTTGAACTAGACTTTTTTGAATGTTCCGAGTCTTTAAAACAGCCTTtagagtaaatataaataaacaggTTCCAGCTAAAGAAACATATCATGAAAGAAGGCATGAAAGGAATTGTCAGATTTCAGGAAAGGCCGTTACTCAAGTACTTATGCTTTGCACAAGTGATTTATTggtgaacagaagttttataaactGTAGTTCAGTTGGAGAGTTTAAATACATATGGTGCGGATTTATTTGATAAAGCAAAGAATCTTGGTGATATTGATCAGTGCTCTATAATGCATATatgtttgtgtctatgttcatACATGTTGACTTTCCTTAAAATTACATGCAACTTTAAATAGAGGCAACATAGCAAGGTCAATGATTATGATCTTGGACTCTAAAGCCAGACAATCTGTGTCAATTGGACAAGTTTCTTATCTTTTCTGGAGAGTACATGGGAATTgttttactgtgttttaaatgattttctaagttggaattgtttcaaaatgaaaaagaaaaaagaacaataaaataagaGCTTACTCTAAAAGTGATCTTGAGGCACTGAAAATGAAAGTTCTTCATCTCTTAACAAGTGTTAGTAATCTGACTGTTTTTCATGTGAAATAGGCTTTTATATGAGAGTAAAGTGACAAACTCAATATGCTAACGTAGTTTTCTAAAAGTCAAATCACTCCTTGAGTAAATAAGGAGTGATTTGACTTTTtcgttttattttcttataaaaagaagtaaacaaaatttgtttacttatttttataaggacaataaaacaaattattttcagttgttaCCCAGAGCTTATTAATAAACACTAATCTGAGTGGCTATGCTAGTTTAGTATCATAAttagcaataagaaaacaaaaacagaaaacttgccCATGATCTGATCTTTTCCACCTATTAACATCAATGAAAAGGAGACAGCAGAAATGGTAGAGCAaaagtgttttgtattttctcctaAAAGTGGTGGGGTGGAAAATGTGAAGAATATGTATTGATGAGATATTTATAGacatttttaagagtgaaatagttgttgatgtttttgtttcaCAAACTTTTGTAATTCACCATTCCAAACAAAGTGAATTAATCCCTCCATACTTTGGCTCTGCTTATAATCCCTCCATCCTTCAGCAAACACAAAAATCGTCATCCTATATCTACTCCTTCATTCCTTTACGGTTACTGTAGCACCCATCTgacaaaatcaatatttaaattattcagaagtttaattggaaaaacaaaagtttaactGGTTGTTTGAAACTTAAAACAAATCTGTTTATCTAAAGTATTACAAATGGTAGTTAGGCTATAATGTACCTGTCCTGGTGTCTTTGTTGGTTTCCCCTGAAGTAAATCCTGAGACTAGCACTAGTTGTTTATTTGGGTCATGGAGGGAACAttgatagagaaaaatgaaatgaggaagGGAAGTCATCCAACAAAGGGTGCATTGTCAAGCCAGCTACTACTGTGGGAAACTGGAACTAATCCCTCCAGAGAACCCCAGGGTAGTCAAGTAGTCATCTCAAGGTTATCCTGCTATAAGGGCAAGGGAGTTGAAATATTGATATCCCAATTCCCATCTGTCCATGTTGACAGCTTCTGGGGGTTGAGGAGGTCTTTAACTTTCCAGCACTTCTGGCCTGGAGGAACAAAGACCAGGCAAGCAAAGCAGGTTTCCaagtcagaggaaaagaaaaaaaaataacttaggtGAACAGACAAGTGTTAACAGGAGGGAGCTTGTAAGCTGGCAGGAGGGAACTTAAACATTAACCGCTTGGCTCTGACGTCCCTTGCCAGCACTGCACTCTTTGGTTCTTATGGCtagtcaaataattaaaatgacataaggCAGGGCAACAGGAGAAAATCAGGTTTTAATACTAACACacggggaattcacataagcatgaaaactCCAGAGACAGTAGGCAAAATTAGGTCTCTAAGTCATTCTGGACTGAGACTGAGGAGGTAGGagtctgggacttcaaagggaaatAAGGCAATTCATAAGAAGTTGAAAAGAGTTACtctttaataacaaaatatttgctgGGCCACCTAGAAATAATGGGTCACAGAGAAGACTTTGATCCAAGGGGGCCTGCTctcgtgtttcccctaaaataagacctggccagacaatcagttccaatgcatcttttgcagcaaaaattaatataagacccagttttattttactataagaccggctctataatataaaataatataatataatataatataatataatataatataatataatacctggtctcatattaatttttgttccaaaagacgcattggagctgattgtccggctagatctaatttttggggaaacatggtaggttccTCCCTATAATATGAACCACACCTAGTTCATGTTATACTATGGTTATCTGTGGTGATATTTCTTCCAGAATAGGACTTATGTCTTAAATTCTTTTAGGTAGTTTAAGGGAAGATCAAaggttcttcctgagtcttttctttcttgaaaataaaataattctcatgCCAGAGAGATACTCTTTGCAGTGGTAAATGTTCCTTCCCTACTGGTTAGGCCACAATGTACCTGTCCCTGTGTCTTTGTTACTTTAAAAGACGTTCCCTTGGACTTCTGGTAGGTGCTGCTCTAAGTCGGCTTGGAGGTTGATTAGATCTATTTTCTACTCTACAGGAAAACAAAGGCAGTAGACATCAGGGTCAACAAAGAAGGCAGGCCccaaggaaagggaagaactaaCACAGAACAGTCTCCTAACACTGTTCTCATTCTGGCAGTGAAAAGTTGAACCCGTGGAGCAGGGCTTACTCTCTGGAGGCTCTGCTTATACTCCCTCCATCCTTCAGCAAACACAAAAATCATCACCCTGTATCTACTCCTTCATTCCTTTACAGTTACTGTTGAGGAGACCACCTCCCCTTCCAGGAAGATCAGACACCAACAGAAAAACTTCAGATTTAGATTCTCCTCTGTCCATGAAAGGAGACGATGTGATgcttaaaggagaaaataaacaggaaagaactagaaaaactaCCACCCTCTAAATAAGGCTTCCTTTCACTTTGCTTTGGCAATATACTATATGGCTAACGATTCCTAAGcattactgtgtgccaggcctcgACAAGTAATTCCACATATGTTATCTCATTCAGAGTCCTCAATTCTTTGGTGGAAAGTGTTGctgtgcccattttacagttgaagcaACTAGGAAATAGTTTATGTAATTGACTTGACAAAGTTTCCACAATTGTCAAATATGAGTTGTAATTCAAAACCTAAGCTCTTTACTCCCAATCATTTGTGCCTTAGCTGCCTATCACTTCTCAAAAATGGGACAATGGTTCTTATTTTCAAGGGCTTTGCAGAATTGGAACAGGTGTAAAAATCTCCTGTCCAGACCAAAAAATGTAGATGTGGTCCTATGAGAGCAGGCCAATCATACTTCCACACCATTGTGCCTTCTTGGACTagccttaggaaaaaaataaaatatcagagaaaTAACTTTCTCCATCTTATATACGAGTATTATAGCTCATAACAAGGCTAACCTAGATTGGGTCTATCCAAACCTTTCCTAGATATAATGGGGGTGAGGATGTAGATtcttttgtttggctttgttAATTAACTCAGTCCAAGCATCTTGTATAGTAAACACAGCTTTGATGCCATTGTATGCAGATTCTCACTTAGCCACAGTACTTTCTGCAGCTGATTCAGAACTGTCAGTTTGGAGAGCTCTGGCTTAGCCTACTGCCAGGGAAACACCACTAGGGCTCTCTGTACAGAGGAGCCAGGTAACACAAGGTGAATAACAATACttgttagaaattttttttttttttacccactgTCAGGTCCAGCATGCCATGGTGATGGCACACAGAGAATCATTTTTCACATCCGTCTTGTTTTCTAGGGCAGCTTTGTCAGACTCTCAAAGTTAGAGGTTAGAGAATTACGGGGAGGGAGTTGGCCTGGATCTTTTGGCTTCTTATATAGGTGACAAACTTATCCAATTGATGTTTTCatctaagaaataaatgtaactaaAATATCACCTTTAGATCTATAAAGTCTTGATATCATGTGTACCTGTGATGTACCGGCCATAGAAGTaagcattttataataaaaagtgattaaaaataaccctattccttttatataaagaaaacaaagctcaTAGAGATTTTAAAACCCCACTAGAGCCACTAAGCAAATTTGTTCTGATGCTCCACTTAGAATtccatccttctctctctcttacttcAACATCCAGAGCTATGGGACCATAATTCCCTTAAGCAATCAGAGAGGTAACCATCTGGGGTGGACATGTTCTACCACCCAGAGCATTCCATCTCCCATTAATTCCTTTGGATGCAATTCTTCTCAAGTCTGGGCCAACACTCTGATCACCACAGGTCATTTGGACATTCTTACACGTATTATATCCTAAATTTTCATCTTACagtttttttgaagtttaaattaaGTAACTGGTAAATATCTACTATCTatctatattctctatgtttgTAACAATCacttctttaacaaatatttacaaaattccTACTATCTTCCTCAGACTGTGCTGGACACTGCGGATAAAAACTGAACGTGAAAGACAACAAGAGCAAAGACACTGAGTCAGGAAAGTACTTGATTGTTTCTAGAAACTGAAAGAAGCCTAATGTTATATTACTGAAGTGTTGTGTGGAGGAGGGAaggtgtgtatgagagagagagagagagagagagaggaattctGATGGCTTTAGAAACTTCCTTTTGCAATTTAGTTGAAAGCTGGCCCGACAGGAGTGCTAGCTCAGCAGAACAGGCTGATTCCAGCTGCTGACCCCTCGAGGTCTCCTCCCTTCCAATAAGTTCAGTTGCTAACTAAGGAGCTTCCATTATTCCATGGTCAAATGGATGGCCCTTGCTTTCCTGTCTTTATATTACTAAATGCATACAGCAGAACTCAGCAAACTATGACCagtgggccaaatctggcctactCCCTGTTTTTGTACGGCCAGTGagctaagaatttttaaattttaaatttcaatttaaaaatcgACATAAGCATAACATTCTGTGACACATGTaagttatatgaaattcaaatgagCACATgtctatttatttcttctcttggttcTTCACCATTTGCCCTGTTTCTTAGCATGCCTCAATGTTTTAATTGAATGCTgaacattgtattttaaaatttgtaaagacAATGAGTACAGTAACTGAACACAAGTTAGTTTTTCTTCTGGCAATACATAAAGTAGAGGAAGGTGACTTTAATCTCATTTAAGGACTACGTTTAGGTATTATGAAAATAGTGTATGCCAGTGTTGCTCTTACTTCTGGGATGTAACCCTTACTCTAAGAAAAGAGCCTTTCTGAGATCTCACTGCAAGCCTGGACTGTTTTCAGGATGCTTCCATCTCGACAGGCCTTGACTTCCTATTTCTGTACTCCAAGAACACCATGACTCCTGAAACCTCCGCTCAGGTCTTTAGAATCTCAGTTTCTGCTTTCTGCTAGATTTCTTGAAAGTTCATTTTGCACACGAATGGCTTAGAAAtccaaaaatgctttgaaaagagATTACACCATATTTTGGGCCTCACTTCGCTGTGCTCCTTCTCTCTCCGGGATTTTTTCTCAAAACCCAGCTAGTTTCGCAGCCACAAACACCAGACCCTTTATCTCCTCAGGTCAGCGCTTTCTGCTTTCTGCTGAGactttattcttccttccttccattccttccCGCATGCCTCCTTATTCCCATACTCTTCCTACGCAGTGAATTGTCATGTCCTCAGGGAAAAACGCCCAAGTGAATGTGGAACTCatctctctgttccttccttcttGAAATTGTATCCCCTCAAGTATTGCTGTCCACTGCCTTCAAAtggttctttatgtattttatccaAATTGTATAGTTACTTTCAGTTAAGGGTTAGATTAATACAATCTGCTTGGTCATGGCCACAAGCAGAAATTCTTTTCTACTATATCAAAATTCCACAAATTCTCACTTTCAGAAGATAATCTTTTAACCATGCAAGATGCACACATCAGAGCAGAGACAAGTTCATATAGGGACTGGTATAAACACAGCCGAGGCCATagacctgtttttcttttcattgcaatCAGCTCCAGATTCCTGAGGACTCTACCCTTCTAAGCGAGGTTGGGGGTTGGAGAGGGGTGCTTGCAATAAAATGAGAGGTAAAACCAGGACCACAGAGAACAGATTTGGGCCATATGTTTTAATGGGATGTACTCAGCAATTGTAGAtcagttaaatattttctcaggaTTTACATTAGTAACCTGGGCTAGTTCTCCTTGAACTCCCTC is part of the Rhinolophus sinicus isolate RSC01 linkage group LG03, ASM3656204v1, whole genome shotgun sequence genome and harbors:
- the LOC109438993 gene encoding olfactory receptor 11G2 isoform X1, coding for MNQLVSTITGFILLGFPGSREKRVLLFVLFSVVYFLTLMGNSSIICAVRWDQRLHTPMYILLANFSFLEICYVTSTVPNMLANLLSDTKVISFSGCFLQFYFFFSLGSTECFFLTVMAFDRYFAICRPLHYPTLMTRHICTNLIVSCWVLGFLWFPVPIIIISQMSFCGSRIIDHFLCDPGPLLALTCSRVPIMELYWTIIISMLLFIPIFSIMVSYTLVLRAVLRVPSAAGRKKAFSTCGSHLAVVTLFYSSVMVMYLSPTSEHEAGMQKLVTLFYSVGTPFINPVIYSLRNKDMKQALQKLLGI
- the LOC109438993 gene encoding olfactory receptor 11G2 isoform X2, producing MKIASNSSTITGFILLGFPGSREKRVLLFVLFSVVYFLTLMGNSSIICAVRWDQRLHTPMYILLANFSFLEICYVTSTVPNMLANLLSDTKVISFSGCFLQFYFFFSLGSTECFFLTVMAFDRYFAICRPLHYPTLMTRHICTNLIVSCWVLGFLWFPVPIIIISQMSFCGSRIIDHFLCDPGPLLALTCSRVPIMELYWTIIISMLLFIPIFSIMVSYTLVLRAVLRVPSAAGRKKAFSTCGSHLAVVTLFYSSVMVMYLSPTSEHEAGMQKLVTLFYSVGTPFINPVIYSLRNKDMKQALQKLLGI